GCCTGCTCTATTCAGACTCATCCACCCTCTCCAATCTGTCAGAATTTACAATTTTGATGACCCACCACCCTccaattttttcagaatttacaAATTTCATGATTGTGgttaaattagaatttttttggaTGTTGATGTCAGAGTTGATtcatctcctcttcctccccccctGTCCCTGTCATCACagcaatttttttcataaataattCTCAGTTCAGACAAGCTCAGCCTCCTAACCAATTATTGGCAGTACCAAaagataagattttttttttcctttttgtttttttatatcacaACTCTGCCTGGTCTCTTTGAATGTTTGTGACTATATAATACGTATATCTATCTTACATCAGTTAGAAGCAGTTTTGTCTTGTAGACATAAATAAGCTTAAACctgaatctgtctgtctgtcctctgcTATTTCATAGACAAACTTTACTTACCTTAGACGaagatatttaaatgattttatagcTAAGGTTTCTGTCTTGCTCTTTTAATTTCTACAATATTCCAAAGTGTTCATGTAGTACTTGGGTATTTTGCATTCATAAGggttatttcattattaatattgttgttattattactgtttgtttttttaaaatgtttttccaGTAGTTAATTAGCTAAAAATGCCAAGattatttttgatttgatttctgcTGTTTTGGTTTGTTATTATAATGAACAGTCACAAATGCGTACACcttacgcacgtgcacacacacacacacacacacacacacacacacacacaagctcatatGCATACAAAGctagattttaaaattaattttgctaCTGCTTAATTTTGGTTTGTTTAGCTAAAGAATATAAATTACACCCACTAACGCATACGTTTgacgttttttttggttttaaccCTGCAAAACTCTGTCCTCACAttgtaatgtttttgttgttcacCAATAAGCTGTTTCTTCTTCGTCCAGACATTTCAAGTCTCCtcaacttattttttattattaaatttcattttccaaTAATTTTCTCTCCTGgctttgaaaacaaaagaaaaaaaaaaattttttattttgactcgtttttgttttattttctaaatactATTTTTTGATTAATGCTCTGAGacatattttcctctttttcccttctttcactttgtttattctaatgattttattatccctctctctctctctctgtcaatgcTTTTATTTGCTGTTTTGTTGAtccctctttttccctctctctatctcacatgACAACCTATTGTttaaaaatgttttgtgtttgtcaTGAATATTTTGTCGAAATTtgggaaataataagaaaaataataaagaatgtcGAGAGTAAATTCTTTCTTTTGTGTTCCTTAATGTCACCGCTTGGTCTTTTAGTTCTGACAGGCAGAAATGCCCTGTATTGAGTTCTTCCATCCTTTTATGCTTTGCATTCAAATCCTCTTCATATTAACGAAGGAAACCGCAATGAGTCAACAGGGAAACTCTTATGGAAGCAGTATCAAATTCCTCCTTCAAGCAATACCCAAAATGGCTTGTCTGGTGCTGTAGTCTGGGCTATGGTACTCCGGGAAACAAGATGAACTGGTCATTGCTAgattggggagcatcatagccatgtgttgagaaggattctttgggctttgaataaatgtaacaaaaggaaCTGTTAaccatttttcttactttctagaggtaagcaaataggaaatagcagttgctacccaagaacaaaaattgtgttacccAGTGTTATATAGTCTGTGAGTTCAAACCATGCCTGGAAGTcactttaattttcatccttttacaattgatgaaataaaataccaatcaaatactagAATTGATAGGCAGAAAAAGAGTAGGTAGAAATTCAATATGGGGCCCAATGTAAGCCATAGGTGCAGAAGATGTCATGGGATCACAGACTgggaatatatataatcttcaaatGTGACAGATACACAGAAATTAACAGTAAAAGTACACATGAAATAAATCTTCTCATCTGTTCAGGAGACACTCTAGAAATAGTAACTTTAGTTTCTTAGCAGTCTATAATTTGCAGTGAAGGTGGGTGTTCTAAAAGTACAGCTGCCAGAGTAAGAATGATTCTTTATTTGTGTGAGGAGCAGATTCTATGACATTGTATTTTCTGGTCTGCAAGTCAaacttttcagaccaaaattGACAGCCAAAAAGGGATGGGTTCACTTTGAAGGATCAAaagttccatgtgaaatgcagcagcaTTTGGAAAGATAGCGATGATGTTTGAATGTTGACACTACAAATACATTGTATACTATGTCGACTTGCTACTAGGAAATGCAGTATTTGTATTTAAAGTGTTGTACTGTACTGTAGTGGGGTGTGGACCCTGAATAAAGGGGATTTGTGAAggctggagagagaaagagatgactATGTTTCACTGGTTGTGTGATGTTAGTGTGAACAAATGTCAAAGCACAAAACTGGATACAAGACGGATCAAACGGTGTAAGAGAAGAAAAACTGTGCTGGTAAGTGATACCTGTGGAAGGTGTAAGTTGAATAAAGAAGTACTAAGAGTTCCAAGTAATCAGAAGTTCTGGAAAAGGATGAAGAGGTGAAGACTAGTCACAAGAGTCTGACACAAATGTAAGAGACAGCAAAGGATTGCATCAAATGGTGAAGTGTTGATGGACAAGACTCAGGCAAGCATGGTAAAATGgatatagtaatggtggtggtggtcataattGGCATGCATCTGTCTCCCTTACCATCTCCCATCTTTATTGttactcctctctccctctcatatatCTCCCCACTCCCCTTTAATTCTTTATTGGTATCCATAAAGATCCTagattggcagagttgttagtgccaagcaaaatgctttgagATACTTGTTCTGGCATTTTGCATTCTCCATTCAAGTCCTGCTGAGggcagttttgcttttcatccctctggggtaagtcaaaataaagtaccagtcaactactggggttaatttaattGACTGACTTCTGTCTTTAAGGGCTTTGTTCTTCAGTTAGAAACATTTATGAACATCTGTCTTCCATCTTTCTCCTgtcactctctcctcctccccccaccATTATAGGATGTTTCATGTTCAGACTTTGATCTCTTTTGCTCATGCTACTTCTATCCAGCCTCTTTACCAACAACCATCACGTAACTGTCTCTCTCTTATCATCTTCTCATGTTGGCTCTCTTCCTACCAAGTGATATGAGTTAATAGTACAAATAAATGGAGGCAAGAGgggtctttttttattattattggtgaagAAACAGATGCAACACAAGGTTCTTCAGGGGGCTCTTAAGTGTTGCTAAGATCATGGTAACCTCTTTAGTGCTGGTATCACGGTAGAGTGTACCCATGACATTCTGTAAAACGATTGGTGATAAAAGGGGCATCCAATTTAAAAAATCACTCCATGTAAGGTAATATATGAACATGATGAGATCCAAAGCCTGTTTAGGAGAAGAGTAAGTCCAAATGAGAATGCACTGTGGCAACCCATTCAATTCATACTGACCCTGGAAAAGTGGGCTTAAATGTTGATGAAGTCAAACCTCAAAATTCTTACAACTACAAGCAAATGGTACATCTTTCGTTGCAGCTGCCAGGGTATTGTATGGacatataatgaaatattgtCACATTCATAGCTTCCCCACTTGTGAGGTCACATGAAAGATGCGGTGTACACAGGAGCAGCTATGATTCCCTGCCATTGCCTACATGGTTATGTACTCCATTCACGTGATGTCAGTGTCTTGGAGACGGATTCTTGTCTTGCCATTGTGATGTATGTCTTCATTGTAAGAACCCATGACAGGGAGTACTACATCTCAAAAGGAAATGGCATTGCAAGTCAACtgtcatcacacacacatcatcatcatcattatcatccttttatgtccactttccatgctggcatgggtaggaaaAGTTCAATAAGTTGTAGGACAACATCTTCCAATGTTTCAtatgctggtttcaaattttggtacaaggccagtagtttaggtgtgtgtgtggggggggggggtgtaagtcaattaaactgacccccagtgctcagctggtacttgttttattgaccgagaaaggatgaaagcaaagtcaactctggcagaatttgaactcagaacataaagacagacaaaatgtcactaagcatcttgtccagTATTCTAATACAGAATAATATTGGCCCCACAGCTTTGACCTATGGACACTAACAACATGCTGTATTAATCCGAGTGAAACAGAGTTCATTTAATGAGATACCTCTAATTATGTCACCTGACAAGATGCTTCTGCAGCAAGAGGTGCACCACAACATGTCTAGTttcccacccatgagggatcgatGCAGGATGTGTCAAAATAATCATTGTGAACAATAAAGTTTCCCATGTATTCCATTTTTCCATCTccatcatttgttttatattcaacgTACACTGCGGATCCCCTGAAGCAGAACCAGCTACAATTATGTAATTATtgtggatgacaccaggtagccataGACAGTGGATGTGCTTTACCAGCATACTACTAGGAAACATACccaacacttaaatatatatataaagctgaagttgtctgtgtgtggcaggtttggcagccttcaactaacactatctcctccgagaccctgcggcgcaagttgaccaaaattgagagtatgatagaagaaggcttgctctgccttctgtagaagaaaaaattcaaaacggaccatgttaacaccaaaaattatttacatcaaaaaggtgctttttttcaatgaaaatccctattttttacgaatttttcggtgaatttcaaccagaaaaatgttcacttaaagagaataacaagctacataatgcaatatttttacttttcaaaaattccaattctaaagggtcgaaacaaacccgagcaacgccaggtgatactgctagtatatatatatatatttacacacaaacacacaaacacacattcatacaccatcatcatcatcaacatagtaactttatgtccactttccattcTGGTTTGTTGGTTCGTTTTGTTTCCTTTATATAATTAACAAAAGTATCTATTTTATAAACATCTGAATATACAAAACCTCATTTTACTATTTGATGACTCACTTaagatcctcctcctcctcctctttccatcatcatcatcatcttctttttcttcttcttcattgcacatctctctccctgtctctctttctctccaagtGAGGTTGGAGAGAAAATAAAGTCAACAATTatttgaatcacacacacacacacacacacacacacacgcatgcatgtgcatgAAATGTAGCACTGAGTGTGGAACGTGACTTAATTGTTACATTATTGACATACTCCTACCACCCTCATAACACCTGCCAGCTGCTtttctatactcacacacacacacacacacacacacacacatacacaaagacccCCACACACaatcatgcttacacacacatgcacacatcacacacacaaggATTAGTTGTAAAATAAGAACTCCAGCAGTATAAGTTGAATTTACTTCTTTTAGTCTTCCAAAAAAAGACTGCAAGTTCTGCGTTTTGCACAAGAATGGTAACCAGAAACAGACTTAGAATTTCCCAGCCTCAAAGACAACTAAAAATGGTGACACATCTTTAAAAGGACCGGAGCAATTGTTAGAATTGACAAGGGAACTGGAAATGATATATGAAAAAGCAAGACTTTCTGGTATTGACATTAATGCAGTTCCCTGTCTTGTTAGATCCCATCTGCAACTTGCTGAAGAGAGGAAGCTGACAATGGTTCCATGGCAACGGAAGAAAACTctacatcacatcatcatcattgcgttcaccctttgtcttcttctttcacCGACATTTCAGGATTGGCTTCAGAACTCACCCTGTTTGCTTGAAAACAATGAAATCCTGATGGAAGTATTGAGACCAGCTTCAAACTGTGAAGAACTGTGTCTTGGAATGGATTCAGTGCCAACAGAATTTAACATCAGCACAGAAAAATTCAtgcaaaaatatgcatacactGGACATCCTGTCTTGATCAAAAATGCTACCACAAACTGGACGGCTCTGAAGATGTTCAATTTCAACTTCTTCCATAAACTTTTTAGTTCAAGACTGAGCCATTTGGAAGAATGCATGTTTTTCCCATACAACACTAACTTTACAAGTTTTGCTCAGTTCTTAGGAATGCCCCTGGTCAGGGCTAGGTTTGATCCTGGTCAGTTACCTTGGTATGTTGGATGGTAAGTAACTCAGGATTTTCGTTGATTTATATTTCTCTAGGTgcaggcacaggtatggctgtggggtaagaagctggTTTCCCAGCAACATGATTCCAGACTGAATCCGACTGtctggcacctttggcaaattATCTTCTGTCATAGCGtcaggcctaccaaagctttgtaaatggatttggttggtggaaacaaaaagaagcctgtgtgaggtgtgtttgtgtatgttactGTCCCTTTGCCTGGGCATCACCAAGCAAGTGGTGTCCctcgtttccaatattctgtgaaaatatgtttggTCATGCAGAAATGTTGtgtttcttggaaacaggtgaacaTTGGCCACAGGAAGGGTGTCTAgccattgaaaatctgcctccAACAAATTCCACCCAAATCATGTATGCATGGTAAAGTGggtgttaaaatgataatgatggtaatgagagtattttgatttgttggtagagccatgtaaaaacacacacacataatatacagtcTGGGCCTAAagtcacacacaaaataaattcaaCACACTCAggaattgtcaaagacatgcttcaattttcttaaattgaataaaataaatagaataatgatgaatacacacatacatgaggaaCAAAGTGAATAATGagaattctttctattttttaggccaaggcctgaaatttgtgggcgAGGGGTAGTCTATTGCAttgaaccccagtactcaactggtacttgttttattgaccctgaatggatgaaaggcaaaattgacgttggtggaatttgaactcagaatgtgaaggcagatgaaatatcactaggcatttcacctggtatgctaatgattctgccagcttgccagcctatgaataataatataataataataataatataataataataataataataataataataataataataataataacaacaacaaaaacaacaataacaacaacaacaacaatcttttctactctgggtagaaggcccgaaattttgggggaatagCCAGTtgaatagatcgaccccagtgtgcaactggtacttaatttaccgaccttgaaaggatgagaggcaaagttgaccttggcagaatttgaacaactcagaatgtagcaacgggcgaaacaccaataataataataataataataataataataatgtaattaacATAAATAATTGTCAAATGTAttggtgcatgacttttggcctACTCTGTAGTATAACAGATCTTTCGTTTTTTATGAGGGGAAACATTCCTATAAAAACTGGAGTGTTTGTGGACGGGAGGTGactaagttatttttaaaaaaattgttgggACAGCTGTACTTAATAATTTGACTCTAGAATGGAGGCAAAGATTTCAGAAAGTGGAGTCTTTAATAATTAATACTGGCTAGACATGTGCAGATTCTTTAGTTTGGTTTAGTCCTCGCTGGTTTACACAcattggtgcatgtgtgtgcatttgttttattttttgtattgtgtTTGTTTGATATCTTGTTTTTATAATTTAGTCTGCTGCTTTTTAAATGCTGTGCTGTAAGGGAATTCGAAGTGTGTCATtgattttcatgttgctccagtccactcagagtATTCCTGCAATGGACTGGGATGCCATCCGGGTGAGGAAACCAGCTCTATGAGTTTAGATGATATGGAAAGgaactttatttctttttactaccAGGCatatcatcatcggcatcatcatcatcatcatcatcatcatcatcatcagagccACCACTACTTTACAGGAAGGTGAatctaagaaataattattactacAGAGTAGGGAAAAGGTAGCCTTCATGTTGCTATGAGAAATTATTACTTTTGGAAAATACAAGGggttgctaaaaagttcctggctttaagggtattgtgaaaggcttggttggaggctcgatctttcaagttcttttacagggtttagaaaaaattAAAGGACCACTGcaagtaagtgtgtgaatctgaaaggggaatatgttcaatgataaaatcataattaactgcttCTCCCGTATTTTCTCTtatccaaagccagaaacttttcagcagccctcATTTAAACATATTGCATAACTGATCCCCTGATCAGGATTTGATCCTCTGCTGAAACTACTTCCGTGTCCTTGGTCCATTTTATATCCTTGTACACATGttgaatatataaattacacagcAGAAATTTGATCAATATGTTCACACGATGTACTTTGCGAGACTACCAATACACTCTCTACTGACTACTACCACCAACCTCcactctttataagagttcagCTAGTCCATCTTCCAATCCCccaggggtgtcaatgactcCCACCACAACAGtcatttacttatattttgttacttaaaactaattttctttttcttcttcttaggaGCAATTGTGATCCAGAAATTTCTGTTGAGTTGAGGAAGCATTATGAGAAACCTTATTTTCTGCCAAGGGATTCAGAAGCAACTTCAGTGGATTGGATTTTTATGGGTGGATTTGGCAAGGGTGCTCACATTCATGTAAGTATCAGACCTTATCACTAATCCAGTGTAATCCATCATATAGGACTTCAGTAATTCTTTTAGCAGAGCTCATTCTGTTGCAGGCATTTAAAACCTTCTCACACGTATTCATCGTTGGCATTAACTTGTGTCCAAGTTCTTAATCTGTAGCGAGTGATTGAGCATCTTCATCCTAATGGTGTGATGGGTGCCTGTGGCAGACGTGGCTGTTCAGGCCAAGGGTGGTATAGAAGAACCGGGGGCATTTATTGCAGGGGATAAGGAAGTGTGAGTTACACTTtgtcacttcaacatctgatctCTGCTTCTTGATGTCTGTTATTTTCCATCTGGTCTGTTCCCTTGATGATGATATGCTGCCATCTTGGGTGGTCCTTGGTGATTGTCTCCCAGGTATTTGGGTCAATGGGGCAGTAGAGGAGAGTGGCCTTGAACTGGTATTGAAAATGGAATTTGGGGGCTCTACCCTAGTGATCTCTCAGTCATATCTTCTCCAACACATCAATCTCACCAAGTCCTTTAGTGGATGTCCCAAGATAAACTAGCCCTAGATTATTGAGAGGGACCTTCTTCGTAAACCTATGATGGAGCAATGCATTGAGGGTGGCTGCTCTCCAGTTCTATTCAACTGCCTTGACTGCGATTTATATCACCCAACATGGGAGGAatccatgtaatcaacttgcttCCTCCCCTTGAACCCTGCAACTGACCAGCATCACATTCAAGTGTCCTGTTGTGGTCTTGATCTCCATGGAAACTGGGATTCCTTTTACCTATTgctttttaattgtttaatttattagactgtggccatgctggggtactgccttgaagaatttttagtcgaatgaattgaccccagtatctgtttttttttgtttttaaacctggaacatattctattggtctcttttgccaatctgCTAGGTTATGgaagcataaacacaccaacaccaataatAACTTAGTAGTCATGTTGGGAAACATTTTCGTAATGTGTCAGTGACACAGATGAGTACTGATTGTAATAAGATGGTACAAGTAAGTTAAATGAAGCCACGGTATGAATGCCACTGCAAGTGAGAAACGAATACACTCATTTGAGTCAGAAATTagtcatgaatatatttatagatggaaACACAAAGTAGATGTTGCAGTGAATTAAGATTCATTTTGTGCAGTTGAAAACAGCATTAACAAAGGACCAGAAACAACATGTTTTTTTGCAAATTGGAATTTCAAAGATTTTTTCTTGAAAATCTTTGGTTTAGTAAaagttacatagatatataattactTCTTAAATACCTTGCTCTGTTAAATTtagacatatgcatgtgtgtacacaccacatacacacacgtttatacatgtatagactTTATGTGGGTGAGTGGAAGTTTTTATTCATAACAATTACATTTGGTCAAACATGacaaatgtgatgatgatggtgttcccatcatcatcaccatccccgtttaatgtccgttttccgcgctagcatgggttggacggtttgaccggggtctgggaagccaggaggctgcaccaggctccagtctgatctggcagtgtttctactgcaggatgcccttcctaatgctaatcactccgtgagtgtagtgggtgctttctatgtgccaccggcacaggtgccaggggaggctggcagtggccacgatcggttggtgctttttatatgccaccagcacagaagccagtcaaggtgacgctggcatcgaccatgtacggatagtgctttttacgtgccaggggagtctggcaacggccacaatcggttggtgctttttacgtgccactggcacaggtatcacaactacaatttccatttaaacAATATGTTTCTGTAACTTCAAGTGAAGTTAATCCTCATCTTGTTCTCAACAGTTGCACCATCCtcattctatttatagattgatGCAGTAAAACGCCCATCATGGCAAGCTATGATAGCTGGTAAGAAAACATTTATGCTTATTGTTCCTCCAGAGTGTGAACATTTATGCAAATATACTCTGAATGCTACCATGGAAACTGGAGATATTCGTGAGTCACTCTCATTTTTCACTTTGTTGTTCTTGTCGTTGTTGCTTCATACAAACATTAGTAACAGAGataataccttgcagtatttgttctggctttttttatcttctgaatcgaaatcccactgaggttaactttgcctttcgtccctccAGAATCcataaaataaaggaccagtctAGTACCGCCAGATGGTACTAACTAACTCCCTTCTTTAAACTTGCTGTcattgtacctaaatcagaaacataatcatcatcatcatcatcgtttaatatccgttgtccatgctggcttgggttggacagtttgaccagggctggtaagctgagggactgcaccagactccagcctgatttggcacggttgcccttcctaatgtcaaccactctgtgagtgtaatgggtgcttttgtgtGGCACTGGCACATGTGACAGTTGCATGATACCAGTATCTGtcgcaactacaatttcacttggcttgactggcctttttctcaagcacagcatattgccaatggTCTTGGTTATTTGTCATGGCTTCTGtggggcccaacactcgaaaggtgcttcttacatgccaccagcatgggtgccagtcatgtgACACTGACAACATAACCACagttatgatttcacttggcttgacagatcttctcaagcatgacatatcaccaaaggtcccGATCcctagtcattgcctccgtgagacccaacatttgaagatcatgcttcaccaccgttcctaggtctccctctaccccggattccctCCACttttagagattggcacttcttcacacagctgtcctcatccatatgcatcacataaccataccaatgcagtcgtctctcttgcacaccacatctgatgcctcttgtgcaccatttttctctcaagatgcttacactctgtcctgtatgcacactgacattgcacatccagcaaagcatactggcttcatttctttcaagcctatgcatgtcctcggcagtcacagcccatgtttcactgccatgtaacataacTGTTCACACagaggcatcatacaatctgcctaaCAGAAGTAGGAACTCTCTGAAtattgcccagcctattcttattctagcagttatggtcttggagcatccacctctgctaccgacttggtcacctaggtaacagaagctatcaactacttccagGTATCCTCCCTGGCATTTGgtgtacatttttagtgttaattgtacctgtgcaccttccacacatgaaaactattttccctgttaatctTTCTCTAATATTGCTGCACCATAGCTTATACCAGGTATATCTTACGGAGTTTCtatctacgccttttctacagatcaagcagggccatcttcctgaagtgatttgtgatttgtctgctttccttcttcctaagactttggtttttgctagattaactctaaggTTCTTTGAGTACATCCCccaaaattattataaatcatcACAGAGACCATTAGATAGGAAAATTAACAGAGAACTGTagaacaaaatgttttgtgatattGGTTCCTGTAATTTAGATTCTGAgattttcatgctttaggaatggtcttttgtcacttgaagaccaacttCGTTCAGGGCAACCATTGACctcctgaatgaatgaaaacaccATGGAAATTcacgaactgatcttggaggactgtTGCTGAACAATTGtagaacttgttgatatgactggtgtatccTGGATCTCCAGCCAAAGAATTTTGAGAAAGGAAATGTGAATGAAAaatgttgcagcaaaatttgtgcctcgcttgctcatggAAAGTCAAAAGCAATCACAACTGAAataacagttggaagttgatctggacctttttCCAAAGGTCgtcactggtgacaaaagctgaTGCTATGGTTACAACCCAGAAATGGAAGCAGCAATCAAGGCAATCGAAGAATTCAATGTCACCATGCCTCAAAGAAGCACGTCAAGACGATTCTGATTTGTTTCATTGATGCAAAAGGAATTGTCCACAACAGAATTTATTCCTCCTGATCAAACCAGGCgttttacttggcagttctgaagtGTTTACAAGATGCAGTGAGACAAAAATGCTCTGACCTGTGGGAAAGTGCagagtggtggtttcatcaggacaatgggCCTGCATACACCCTGCCTTGAGTGTGAGAAGTT
The nucleotide sequence above comes from Octopus sinensis linkage group LG24, ASM634580v1, whole genome shotgun sequence. Encoded proteins:
- the LOC115224049 gene encoding uncharacterized protein LOC115224049, coding for MIYEKARLSGIDINAVPCLVRSHLQLAEERKLTMVPWQRKKTLHHIIIIAFTLCLLLSPTFQDWLQNSPCLLENNEILMEVLRPASNCEELCLGMDSVPTEFNISTEKFMQKYAYTGHPVLIKNATTNWTALKMFNFNFFHKLFSSRLSHLEECMFFPYNTNFTSFAQFLGMPLVRARFDPGQLPWYVGWSNCDPEISVELRKHYEKPYFLPRDSEATSVDWIFMGGFGKGAHIHIDAVKRPSWQAMIAGKKTFMLIVPPECEHLCKYTLNATMETGDILILDTNQWYHSTYIHPEEVSVAIGSEYD